A region of the Gallaecimonas mangrovi genome:
ATTGTCCTTGAAATCAGGATCGATGCCTTGCGTAAAATCACTCTGGATCTGGAAGCGTTACGCAGCTTTGTTGCTGGTGTTGAACTGGGTAGCTTTGCTCAGGCGGCACTGACCTTAAACCGCTCTACTTCGGCGGTCAGCGCCCACCTTAAAAAGCTAGAGCAGCAGCTGGGCCAGGGGCTGTTTAAAAAGGCTGGCCGTGGCCTGGAATTGCTACCGGCTGGTGAGTCATTACTGTCTTATGCGCGGCATTTGTTGGCCTTGAACGACGAAGCGGTGCTGGCCCTTGGCCAAAATCAGCTTGAAGGAAAAGTGCGGCTGGGGTTGCAAGAAGACTTTGGTGAATCATTACTCACCGAGGTGTTGGCACGTTTTAACCGCGCTTACCCCAGCGTGGAAATTGAAGTGCAGGTTAACCGTAATGGCGACTTACTGGCGGCCATGCACAACCAGCAACTAGACCTTGCTTTGGCCTGGCAACAGCCTGGGGGGCATAACGGCGGCGAGCTAATAAAGTCTTTTCCTCTTTGTTGGCTTGGCCGGCCGGATACTGCGCTAACAGAACCGCTACCGCTGGTGCTTTTTGAGGCGCCCTGTCTTATTCGTCAGCAAGCCCTGGATGCGCTGGATAAAGCCGGTATTCGCTGGCGAGTGGTAATGACCAGCCGCAGTTTGGCCGGTATTTGGGCCGCGGTGCAGGCGGGCTTGGGCATTACGGTCAGAACCCGGGCGGGGGTACCAACGGCTTTAAAGGTATTAGCAGGGTTGCCGCCATTGCCGCCATTAGCACTTACAATGCTCACCAGCAGCCAAGCGCCTTCTGATGCGGCGTTGTCGCTAAAAACCTGTTTACTGGATTCGGTGCACAGCCTGTAGCTGTCGGCCTTTTAGGGCCGGCTAAACTGCACGGCAGAAGATTTTACGTCCAGGATCTCGCCATTGGCATTACGGTATTGAATAACTGTCACCACCACATGCTGATGTGGCTGATTAAAGGCGTACTGGGTGCTGTTAATAGCGTTGCCGTTGCTAGCTTGTTGGCTGGGTAGAGGTTTGGCCGTGAAGGTGTTTTGGTCAGCATGGGCTATGTCATAGTGAAAGCGTTTTTGCACTTGGCCGGTTTTTCCTAACCAGCTCAGCTCAAGGTAGCCATTAACCACCGCACTTTTAATGCAATTAGCCGAACATGGCTGCGGCATCAGGCTGGCGGCGTGTAGCGTGGCACTGGTGGCCAAGGCAAAACAAATCAAAACATGCATCATGGCTTTCATGGCATTCCCTTTAGGCATTTTCCTACTTTCTACCTTAGCGTTTTTTATAGCCCTGTCAGTGTGCTGGCGCACATTACGCCACTTCTGCCAGCTATGGCGTTTGGTGCAATTTATAAGTGCAAGTGCGGCGCCTTCTGCGGCACTTTGCCTCGGGCTAAGGTGTATGCCATCGCAAGTAAAGAGGTGGCTAGATGAAAACCGCACTGATTGTTGGCGCCAGCCGGGGCCTTGGCTTGGCCATGGCAGAAGAGTTTATTGCTAACGGCTGGCAGGTAATTGGTACCAAAAGGGGTGACAAGCCAACCGGCCTTGACACACTTGGGCAGCAATACCCCAACCGTCTTCGTATTGAGCCGCTTGATATCTGCAACAGCGAACAAATTAGTGCTTTGGCTAACCGCCTTAAGGACGGCGAGCTTGATATGTTGTTTGTCAACGCTGGCATCACCAACCGCGACCCTAACCAGCGCATTGGTGAGGTGGCCACCGACGATTTTATTGAGGTGATGGTAACCAATGCCTTGGGGCCAATGCGGGTGGTTGAACAGCTTACTGGCAAGGTTAAGGCAGACGGCTTGATTGGCGCCATGTCGTCAGGGCAGGGGAGTCTTACCAACAACGACAATGGCCTTAGGCCGGTATATCGGGGCAGCAAGGCGGTCCTTAACATGTTGATGAAAAGCTTTGCCTGCCAGCAAGGGCCAGAACGCGCCTTGGCACTGATGGCGCCAGGCTGGATAAAAACCGATTTAGGCGGCGCTAAAGCCCCCTATACCCTGGCTGAAACCGTGCCGCTTATTGTTCAAGTGCTTATCGACAAGCAAAGCCGCCCCGGCCTTGAGTACCTCGACCGTTTCGGCAACCAGGTGCCGTGGTAGCGGCGCTGCCTTTTTATTGCCGACTTAATCTCGCCTTCAGGCTGGCCAGAGATAACCCATGCTCTGATATTTTGTGAGAGCCTTTATGCATAACAGCCACAATGATGCCTTCGCCAAGGTGCCTGCTATTACCCTGGGGTTTTGGCTTATCAAAATCTTGGTAACCACCCTTGGCGAAACCGGCGGCGACAGCGTTTCTATGTCATTGGGGCTGGGCTATCTTGCCAGCAGCGGCCTTTTTGTTGCCGTGTTTGCGCTATTGCTATGGCAACACATTGCCAGTACTGGCTTTCGGCCTTTTTTGTATTGGGCAACCTTGATTGCCTCTACCACCTTGGGCACAACCTTATCGGATTTTGCTACCCGCTCTTTGGGTCTGGGGTATGCCGGTGGTTCACTGCTGCTGGCGGTATTGGTGGTGATGGCCTTGGTCACCTGGCAGCGCTGCCTTGGCCGTATTAATGTGGCGTCGGTTAAAGGCCCGGCAGCCGAAGGTTTTTACTGGCTCAGCATTACCTTTTCACAAACCCTGGGCACCGCTCTTGGCGACTGGACGGCTGACGGCGCAGGCATTGGTTATGAAGGTGGCATCGCCATTTTTGGCGGCGCCTTACTGCTGGTGGTAGCGCTGCGCTTTGCTAGCCGTTTTTCGCCACCCCTATTGTTCTGGCTGGCCTTTGTGCTGACCCGGCCCCTCGGTGCGGTAGTGGGGGACTTTCTTGATAAACCCGTTGACGACGGCGGCCTGGCACTTAGCCGCTTTGCCGCCACTGGCAGCTTGTTAATTGCGGTGCTGCTGCTGATCACCTTTTTACCGCAGCGCCCGGCAAAAACCCCGCATTAATAGCCCTAGGCCGCCAGGCATCCTTTATAGTGACCACAACAGGCATTGATAAGGAATGGTCATGTGGTGGGCGCGTTTTAAGCAGTCGGTCAGAGTGATCGCGGTGGGTGTGGTGCTGGCGGTAATGGGCAGCTTTTTACAAAGCCTGCTGGCAGCGGTCGCGGTGCCGCAAAGTTACTTTGCGCTCTTTGGCCAGCATCACCAGTTGGCGATGCTGGTATTAAACCTGATTGAAAGCCTGCTGGCCTTCGGTTTGCTGTCGATACTGGTGGGCATTTGGCTTGGCCATTTTGCGCCTAACGCATGGTTTTTGAATGCATTGCTGCTGTGCGTCGGCGCCTATTTTTATCTGTTGGTGTTAGCCGCGCCTGCGCAGGGTTTGTTTGCCACCCTAAAAACCAGCCCCTGGTTGCTGCCAGGTTGGCTGCTGTGGCCGGTGCTGCTGTTTGTGTCTACCTACCTTGCCGGGCGAGTAGCAAACCGCAAAATTGCCTAATGCTGTTAGTGCTTGCTAACGCTTGGCGCCACATTTTGCTACTGTTTTGGCTCTATTGAAAGTTTGTTTGTGCGCTAAGAAGGGCAAAGCATGGAGTATTCCACTCAACAGGTAACAGCAACGGAACGCTTTGACTTTTGGCAGGATGTCGTCGGTAAGGTTTACCAGCAAACCGTTAATCGTCAGCTTGCAGCAGGGGTGTTTCAAGGCCAAGTAAAAACCCGTGACTTTGGTGCTGGCCTTATTACCCGGATCCAGTCGCACCCCATTGCTTATCACAGCCATGACGAGGGTGCTGGCCAGTTCTTTATCTCCTTGTCGTTTTGTGAGCGGGCCCTGCTGACCCAAAGAGGACAAAGCTGCCTGCAGAAAAAAGGCGATTTGGTGATCATCGACAGCGCACAGCCTTATGGTTACCAATTTCCGCAAGGCGATAACCAACTGGTGCTGGCGGTGCCTCGCAATATGGCGCTAAGTCACATGCCAAATATTGCTAAATGGCTAGGCCGTCCCTTGCAAGGCGACTCTGCATTGGGGCGTTTGTCAGCCAGTTTGCTCACAGAGGCGTGGCAGCTTGAGTCGCACTTAGGTACACCGCTATTACCCGCCTTTTTGGATGTACTTAATACGGCTTTTAGCAGTACCGACCTTACCGTTAGCCACAGTCAACATAGTTCAAGCTGGCAGCGTGTTGAGCATTTTCTGCTTAGTAACCTTGACGATGCTGCCTTAACCCAAGAGGTGGTTGCCAAAGCGGTGTATTTATCACCCCGTACCCTTAACCGGCTCTTTGCCCGCCGCGGCACGACCTTTGGGCGCTGGCTTTTGCAGAAGCGTTTAGAACGTAGCTACCGGGCTATACTGCTTGGCCAGTTCGACTCGGTTACTGCAACTGCCTTTGCCTTTGGGTTTACTAACCTGTCTCACTTTAGCCGCACATTCAAAGCGGCCTATGGGGTTTCTCCCCGCCAACTCATCTCGTCGCTGTAACTGGCGTTGGTAGCAAAATATCTGGCGTAATTAACAAAGCGACTAGGCTGCTACTGACGCACTATCAGTTTTTTACTCACCATGGGTTTGTGGTTAGGAGGCTGAAATGAGTCAGACATTGCGTTTAGTTTTCCCTCAGTGGCAGGGTGGTAACAACGAGCTTTATCACTTGGGTGCGCAGCTGTTGGCTTGGTTAGCACCTGAGCATGATGGCCCTACCGAAGAAGTGCCGGTACCGAAGCCGGATGGTGTGGCTTTAGCCTGTGAAGAAGGCTTAATTGCCCGTCATCAATTGCTGGCCCAGGCCGCTAATGCCCGGGCGCTGATTGACAAGCACAACCCACAAAGCATTGTGGTGTTGGGCGGTGACTGTTTAGTCGATTTGGCGCCATTTGCCTATTTGAACGAACGCTATCAGGATGACTTGGCCGTACTTTGGGTTGATGCGCATCCCGATATTATGACGCCGCAACAGTTTGAACATGCGCATGCGATGGTGTTGGGTAACCTGCTTGGCAAGGGCGACAGCGCCTTTAGCGGCCAGGTTAAAGCGCCCATTAACGCTGACAAAGTGTGCTATGTCGGTGTTAATGAACCGACCGACTGGGAACAGCAGCGCATGTTACAGCTGGGTCTTAAAAATATTGGCCCTGAGCAGCTACGTGAACAAGGTAGCCAGGCGGTGGTTGAATGGTTCAAGGCAACGGGCGCTAAGCACTTGGCTATACACCTGGATTTGGACGTATTAGATCCCGGTCAATTTCAGTCGCTGCTATTTTCAAAACCGCAAGCTGGAGATGAATTTGACGGTATTGCGCAAGGGCAATTAACCATTGCAGATGTCGTTAATGTATTAACTGCGGTAGCAAAAGAAGGCGAGGTGGTCGGTTTAGGCATAACCGAACATTTACCCTGGAGTGCTATGGCGCTAAAAAATATGTTGGAAAAATTACCATTGCTGAAAAAACTGTAAACAGCTTTTTATAAATATTTTTAATAAAAAGCCTCTGTTCGTAGAGGCTTTTTTTATTGCTTTAGTAAGATAAAATTTTCCTATATAAGTCACAACATCCAAAAAAAGCAGTAGCCATTTCAATCATGCAAAGAGATGATGGTTGTAGCTATATCAGGCAGTTGTTGAAGAGATTAACATGACAGTTTCCGAAAAAATAACGTCGGTTGATTTTGACGAATGGGCACATTTAATTAGCGATACCTATGTACCTGTCTCATGTGAAAACAAGAGTAATCAACCTGTTAGTGGTTTTGTCTCTTCAAAATCTTTAGGAGCCATGACCGGGGCACATTATAATTGCTCTGTACCCATGCGCTATGCTCGCCGTGATTCTCATATTGAAAATGATTCTACCGATGACTATCAAATTATGTTGCTCAACACTGGTATTGCCAGAGTTGAGCAGGAAGGCAGGCAGGTTGAATTAATTTCAGGTGATGTGGTTTTTTATAAAGCAAGTGCGCCTTTTGAACTGGATTTTCTTTCAGAACACCAAACCACGGTAATAAAAGTACCTAGCCGTATTATTGCCTGTGGACGCCCGGAAATACAGCACCTTACTGCCATTTCTTTAGCCGGAACATCGCCACACGGGCGATTTGGTGGCAATGCCATCAAAGACATGATGCGGAACCACAGTGCAGAAAATGGCGATCCCTTGATAGAGGAAACGTTGTTGTCTTTTCTCTATGCGGCAGTGAATCAGCGCCAACCGACACATAGCGGGCACGATAAAAAACTTCATGATATCAAGGCGTATATCGAGCGCCATCTGGAAGACACTAGCCTATCAGCGGCTCAAGTGGCTAATGTTTTTGGCGTTTCCGTTAGAACAGTGAATCGACTTTTCTCAGAAAGAGCAACTACCTTTAATACTTGGCTTTGGTTTAAGAGAACGGAACGTTGTTTTAATATTTTAAAAGAAAATAAAAGTAACAAGGTTATTGACGTTATCTTTGAGTGTGGCTTCTCTGATATTAGCCATTTTTATCGTTTGTTTAAAAAATATTATTCTCGTACGCCTGCCAGTTTACACCACTAAAAAATGGCCGCCATTATGACGGCTATTAAATTTAAAGTACGGTTCTTTTAACTAAAGGCAGTGTGATCATACTTTCTAAATCAATAAATCTCAGAGTGTCTTCTTGCAGCGCTTTATTTTGCACAGAGTTCCAAGCTGCTTTCGCATGTTCTTCATCAAAAAAACTGTAAATCGACAAGCCCTCAAAGCCCTGGGTTGCTTCGTCGTGCATATGAGCATCGGCATCTGAAACTGGGCGAACAGGGTAATGAGTATATTCAACTAATCCCGGCAAAGCGGCACCAAAAGCGCCATGGATAACGGCATAGTGATAATGAAACTCTGCCAGTGACATGCCCTTTTTTTTCTTAAAGATAAAAGCAATGGTATGCATGCTAAACCCCTCTTATTAATTGACTCGCAGACTTATTGTTAATCCTTAATTGCAGCAAATTCTTAGCTGACTGCGACAGCAGCTTGGCCAATAGCGACATTTCCCGGCTGCTATTTTCATAATGAGATCTATGTCATGTACTACTGGAAGTGAACAGGGGTGAGCGGGATCACAGCTTGTTCTACTCAGTTTTTGTCGGTGTGATAGTGATGTTATAACAAATCATATATGCCGCTGCGTAACCTTGAGAAAACAGATGAAAATCCTTTTAACTTGGCCCTTGCTGGCCACACTGTTGGCACCCGCTTTGGCTTTCGCCAGCCCTAATGCCGACAGCCAAGTATTAACCGCCTATACCAGTCATCATCAATTTTTAGTCAAGCTCGAGAACGTGCCGAAGGATATTCCCTTTGAGCAGTATTTTGGGGTGTCTATTGAAGCTTTTGATGGCAAGCATCCGTCAGTGCTACTAAAAAGCCCCAAGCTCAGCCTTAAAGCCGGTATGAAACATGGCCGTAAAGTGGGTTTTGCCCATGGCATGGAGTCTTCCCCGAAAATTGACCTTAAGCAGGGGCTGGCGAAGGTGTCAGGGCTGTTTTTTCATATGCGTGGGCCATGGACGCTTGATGTCACCGTGACAGATAAAGGACAAGGCGGCACCGCCGAATTCACCTTGCCTTGTTGTGGTAAATAAGGAGTCAGCGGTGTTGAATAACAAGTCCAGAAGCCGCCACCTTAAGGTGGCAGGGATTTGCATAATGGCCTTCCTTAGCTCACCGCTGGCACTGGCTCAGGTGTCTTACACCAAGGCCGAATTACAAAGTATTTATCGTTTATCGCCGCTTCCCAAAGCCCCGGCGTTGCCAAAAGACAGTTTGCTGGCAAACGCGAAAACAGCCCTTTTGGGTCAGCATTTCTTCTACGACAAACGTTTCTCGGGCAACGGCAACGAGGCTTGTTCGAGCTGTCATCAGCCTAATCACGCCTTTACCGATGGCTTGCCTATTGCAAAAGGCATGGGCACTGGCACCCGCAACGCACCAACGGTATTAAACGCTGCTCTTAATGACTGGCAGTTTTGGGACGGCTGTGCTGATTCGCTCTGGGAACAAGCATTGCAACCGATGGAAAATCCGGTTGAAGCAGGCACCGACCGTTTGCATGTGCTGCATGTCATAGCCAGCGATCCGCAACTGCGCAAACACTATCAATTGGTGTTTGGTCCATTGCCCCAAGGCGTTAACGATTTGGCGCGCTTTCCCGCCCATGCGCGCCCGGATAAAAACCCTCACTCAGCCCTTAATAGGGCTTGGGCTGCAATGTCGGCTAAAGACCAAATGGCGGCCAACCTTGTTTTTAGTCATGTCGGCAAAGCCATTGAGGCCTATGAGCGCAAGCTGGTGATAGGCCAATCACCCTTTGACCGCTTTGTAACGGCATTAAAGCAGCATCAACCCACTAAAGGTTTTTTATCTGCCGCAGCCAAACGCGGTTTAAAGCTTTTTGTTGGCAAAGGGCAGTGCACCGATTGCCATTCGGGCCCGATGTTAAGCGACGGCCAGTTTCATAACTTAGGGTTGGCGGTGCGCGATTTTCATGACACTGGTCGCGAGGCCGGTATCAGCCAACTCAAAGGCGATGTCTTTAATGCCAAGGGCCCCTTTGCAGACGCAGCCGATGCCAAGGCGCGCCAGCGCTTGCAGTTTTTGCCACCGGCAACATCACAACTGGGATCGTTTAAAACCCCTTCCTTACGTAATGTGGCGCTCACCGCCCCTTACATGCACGATGGCCGGTTTGCGACTTTACAGGCGGTGATGGCCTTTTATGCCAAGGGTAAGGCCGGTATTAAAGGCCATTATTTAGGCAAACGTGATGGCACCGCTGATTTAGTACCGCCGCTGAGCAAGCAGCAACAAGCGGATTTAATTGCCTTTTTAGATACCTTAAACAGTGCGCCGTTATCGGCGAAGCTCACCAAGGCACCCAAACCTTATTAAAAGGCGGTGCACCTGACGGCGGCGAGGGAAGTACCAGCCATCAGGGCACCTTATCTTGGCGGTTTAGCTGAGCATCAGCTCTTGTTCTGAAATATGGGTATGGCAATAGTCCACTAGCCCCTGGTGCAGGGAGGTGGCGATTTTGTTTTGAAAGGCAGTGGTGCGCAGGCGCTTTTCTTCCCGTGGGTTGGAAATAAACGCGGTTTCTACCAGCACTGAGGGAATGTCAGGGGATTTGAGCACCACAAAAGCGGCGCGTTCCACGTTGCGGTGCAGGGCTTTTTCATGCTGCGCCAACTTTCCTATCAAGTCTTCAGCCAGGTTGGCGCTGGCGGTAATGGTGCCGGTTTGCGATAAATCCAGCAGCACTTTTGCCAGCATTTTGTCTTTGGTTTTAAGGGAAATGCCGCCAATGAGATCGGCGCTGTTTTCCCGGTCAGCCAAGCGCCGGGCCATAACGCTACTGGCTCCTTTTTCCGACAAAATATAAACCGAAGAGCCGGTTACCCGCCGGTCAGTGCAGGCGTCGGCATGGACAGACACAAACACATCGGCCTTGTGGCGATGGGCAATTTTGACGCGGTCCATCAGCGGAATAAAACGGTCACTGTCGCGGGTCATTACCGCTCTAAAACCCGGGGTTTGGTCTATTTGCCGCTTTAGTTTGCGGGCAATGGCCAGTACCACGTTTTTTTCGTGGGTGCCGTGTTTGCCGGTAGCGCCGGGGTCTTTACCGCCATGGCCGGGGTCAATAACGATAACGATATCGCGGCGTTTACTCGGCAAGGCGGCGGTGACGCCCTTACCCGACAGGGTTAACACCATTTTTGAGGTGGCACCGCTTTGTTCGCGTTTGCTGTGGTAGTGAATATCGGCGCCAGCATTTGCCAGTTCGAACACCAACCGTAACTTGCCATCTTTGTGGTGAGCCCAGCGTACGGTTTTAAAAAGCCCTGACTTTTTCAACGCTTCAAGGTCACAGGCTTTGTCGGTTTGGTCAAAATCCACCACCAACCGCGCCGGATGTTTGAGGGTAAAGATGTGGTAGTGGGGCTGATGGGGCAGTTCAAAGGTGAGGGCCAGCTGGCCCATAACCGTCTTGCTGTGCACTGCCATCAGGCGGTTATGAGGTTGCCAGGCCCAACTGTAACTCGGTAGCAGTGAAGCGCCGGACACTAAAAGCAATTTTTGAATAAAACGACGCCGGGCCGCACCGTGTTCGGGAGACATACTACTTAACCCCTTCTGCTAGCTGTGTGATAACGTAACAATTTGCCTGCCGCAAATCCAGCCCCAGAGTCTAATACCCTGACCAAGCAAGGATGTTGGCAACATGCTTGTCATAGAAGCTTGCCAAACTGCGGTTATCGTCGGCAGCGAGACTAGGCATGATCACTTCAATGAAGGCGTGGATGTCAAAACGCCGCCCTGGCCGTTTTTCTACTTCGCAATCTGTCACCATCACTTTGCATAAAACCAAGCCCATTGCCCAAGTCGATGCCCGTTATTTGTCGTTCTCCATCGACATTTCCGTGCTGGTGGGGGGCTTGTGGTGGGAAGGCAGCCTTGGCAGTAAAAAAGGGCTAGGCACCCAAAAAACCGAACCGCTGGATTTAACGAAAAGTAAGCTTGATAAACTGGCCAAGGCGCTGGCACCGGCTTATTTACGTATTGGCGGCTCAGAGGCGGATAATATTCATTACTTTGCTGCGCCCGCCGATGAGCCTGGTGCCCTGGTGCTAACCCAAAACACCTGGGACCAGGTGCATGATTTTTGTCAGCGCTGCGACCTGGCTCTAGCCTTTACCTTTAAATATGGCCTTTTTAAACGCCACCAGCATGGCCGGTGGCAAGCCGATGAGGTCAGTCAGTTACTCGCATATAGCCGGAAACACCGCCAGCAAATTGCGGTTTGCGAGCTGGGTAATGAGCTCAATGCCTACTGGGCATTTTATGGCCTCAGGGCCCAGCCAATGGCCCGCAAACTGGCCACCGATTACGACACTTTTATTCGCACCGTGCGCAAACTTAGTCCCAACACCCAAGTGGCTGGCCCCGGCAGCGCCTTTTGGCCACGTATTGGCGAAGCCCTAAAACCCATCAGTAATATCACCCCTTCCTTTTTAGCGGCGATAACAGAAAAACTCGATATTGTGGACTGGCATTATTACCCCTTCCAAAGCCAGCGCTCGCCGGTAAGAACTCGGTCGGCCACCCTTAATAATGTGTTGTCACCAGCGGCCTTGAATGACTTTGAAAAATACCTTGGCCAGCTGAAAAACTGGCGTGATAAGCACCAGCCCCAGGCCGCGCTTTGGACAGGTGAAACCGGTTCAGCGCAATGTGGTGGCCAGATACGGCTATCGGACCGTTTTGCTTCCTCTTTTTGGTGGGCCGACCAACTGGGCCGCGGCGCTCGCGCCGGGCAAAAGGTGATGGTGCGCCAAAGCTTAATTGGCGGCGACTACGCACTGGTGAACCGCAATACCTTAAAGCCCAACCCCGATTTTTGGGTCAGTTGGCTTTGGCAAAAGCTGATGGGGCAGCAGGTGCTGGAGGTGAAAAGTAACGACCAGGCAGTGCTGGTGTATTGCCACAGCGGCAATAAAAAAGGCCGCTGTACCTTGCTAATCATTAACATGTCGGCCAACAGCAAGCGGGTTGATTGCCAGGGCTTTGGCGTTAAGAAAAAGCGCTTTGAAGTGACCGCAGAGCGCTTAACCGACAATAAAGTCCGCATTAACGGCAGTGAGCCAAAATTTAAGGGCGGTAAGGTAAAACTGAAGGATTTTCCAAGGCTTGCCAAGTATGACCAAGTAAAGCCCTACAGCATTAATTTTTGGTGTTTTGGCTGGTGACGCCAGAGCAGGGTTTCGGGGTGGAAACCCCCTGGCTGATACCGCTGTTACCGTTATTTTATTATTACTAATAAAGCATTTATAAAAACATATAGATGTCTATATCTTCACTAACGGCGCTTAACGTGACGGCTTTTGTTTTGAATGTCGCTTAAATTGCGCTGTTTGTTTTTTGCTAAGCGTCTGAAAGAAAAGTATTTCTTTAGTTCGTCGAAAATAGGCCGATATTGAAGTTTGTGCTTGAGAGTATGTCGGCGTTCAGCTGCTTGTCCTGCCTATCTGCCTCTGTACCTTGCCCTGCGTTTTGGCAATGGCTTTGCCTAACGTGATTACTGCTTCAGATAAGGAAGATTCCATGAACCTTTCTCTTCGCGCTCGACTGCTGGGGATCAGCATTGTCGCCGTTTTTGTGATTGTGGTTGCACTGGTTTGGGAAACCAGTATTTCGGTCAAGGATCAGACGCTAAATGCACTGCTTAATGACGTGCAGCACTTTTCCAGTGCTTACGGCAAAGGGGTAGGGCAATGGCTTGGCGACCGTCAAAAGGTGCTGCATTCGCTGACCGAAAAGCTCGAGCAAAACCCGGACAAAAGCCCCTACGACGCTATTTCACAGGCCTTTTCTGCCGGTGGTTTTGGCGTGGCTTTTTATGGCACCGAGAAAGGCCAAATGTTTCGCCAAGACCCGCAACTGGACGAAAACAACAGCAACTACGATCCGCGTAAAAAAAGCTGGTACAAAGACGCGCTGGCGGCCGGTAAGTTAGCGGTTTCTGACCCCATCATGAGCACCACCTTAAAGCAGATGGTGATCATTATCTCCGAACCGGTACGTGTTGCAGGGGAAGTGGTGGGCGCCGTTGGCGGTAACTTGACTTTGGATCAACTGACTAGCCAAACCAAAGAGCTGCAGGTGCCCGGTAAAGGCTACGCCATTATGGTGGACCGCGAGGGCAAAATTATTGCCCACCCCGATGACAGCCTGCAAAACAAAGCTGTGGCCGATATCAGCCCGATGTTTGAAGGCAGCCAGCTTAATAAAATGATTCAGGACAACCGGCTGTTCGAGGGCAATATCAACGGCCAAAACAGCCTGATTTATGCCCAAGGGATCCCCAACAGCAACTGGGCGCTGATCTTTGTGATGAACAAATCAGTGTTGATGCAGCCTTTGTATTCACTGGTGACCAAGCAAGTGGTCATTGCCTTGATACTGCTGGTGATTTTCATCGCGGTACTGGTGGCGCTCTTTAAAGTGATGTTCCGTAATTTGGAAAAAGTGGCGGTAGCGCTGGAAGATATCGCCGAAGGCGAGGGCGACCTGACTGTGCGTATTCAGGTGGACTCGAAAGACGAAATTGCCCGCCTGGCCGGTGGCTTTAACCGCTTTGTTGAGCGTATGCAGGGCATTATCAGCCGCCTGCGTGATACTGCCGTCAAGCTCACCGCCGAGGCCGACGCCGTAGCCAACGGCGCCCATGCCAGCAG
Encoded here:
- a CDS encoding N-acetylmuramoyl-L-alanine amidase → MSPEHGAARRRFIQKLLLVSGASLLPSYSWAWQPHNRLMAVHSKTVMGQLALTFELPHQPHYHIFTLKHPARLVVDFDQTDKACDLEALKKSGLFKTVRWAHHKDGKLRLVFELANAGADIHYHSKREQSGATSKMVLTLSGKGVTAALPSKRRDIVIVIDPGHGGKDPGATGKHGTHEKNVVLAIARKLKRQIDQTPGFRAVMTRDSDRFIPLMDRVKIAHRHKADVFVSVHADACTDRRVTGSSVYILSEKGASSVMARRLADRENSADLIGGISLKTKDKMLAKVLLDLSQTGTITASANLAEDLIGKLAQHEKALHRNVERAAFVVLKSPDIPSVLVETAFISNPREEKRLRTTAFQNKIATSLHQGLVDYCHTHISEQELMLS
- a CDS encoding methyl-accepting chemotaxis protein is translated as MNLSLRARLLGISIVAVFVIVVALVWETSISVKDQTLNALLNDVQHFSSAYGKGVGQWLGDRQKVLHSLTEKLEQNPDKSPYDAISQAFSAGGFGVAFYGTEKGQMFRQDPQLDENNSNYDPRKKSWYKDALAAGKLAVSDPIMSTTLKQMVIIISEPVRVAGEVVGAVGGNLTLDQLTSQTKELQVPGKGYAIMVDREGKIIAHPDDSLQNKAVADISPMFEGSQLNKMIQDNRLFEGNINGQNSLIYAQGIPNSNWALIFVMNKSVLMQPLYSLVTKQVVIALILLVIFIAVLVALFKVMFRNLEKVAVALEDIAEGEGDLTVRIQVDSKDEIARLAGGFNRFVERMQGIISRLRDTAVKLTAEADAVANGAHASSRRVQVQQDEVNMVATAVTEMASATQEIAGNAENTASAAQNSVSLSKEGQQQVQQSQHSIQDLAEEVAQATGTINELNQHAQQISTILATITGIAEQTNLLALNAAIEAARAGEQGRGFAVVADEVRVLSQRTHSSTEEIQQMIETLQQTTAKAVKIMERGHSLAHTSVEDANAAQQRLAQITDAISSIADMATQIASAAEEQTSVTSEINRNTESIRGVANDMADESAQAASQAKVLHELSRQVESEVNRFRL
- a CDS encoding glycosyl hydrolase family 79 N-terminal domain-containing protein; this translates as MITSMKAWMSKRRPGRFSTSQSVTITLHKTKPIAQVDARYLSFSIDISVLVGGLWWEGSLGSKKGLGTQKTEPLDLTKSKLDKLAKALAPAYLRIGGSEADNIHYFAAPADEPGALVLTQNTWDQVHDFCQRCDLALAFTFKYGLFKRHQHGRWQADEVSQLLAYSRKHRQQIAVCELGNELNAYWAFYGLRAQPMARKLATDYDTFIRTVRKLSPNTQVAGPGSAFWPRIGEALKPISNITPSFLAAITEKLDIVDWHYYPFQSQRSPVRTRSATLNNVLSPAALNDFEKYLGQLKNWRDKHQPQAALWTGETGSAQCGGQIRLSDRFASSFWWADQLGRGARAGQKVMVRQSLIGGDYALVNRNTLKPNPDFWVSWLWQKLMGQQVLEVKSNDQAVLVYCHSGNKKGRCTLLIINMSANSKRVDCQGFGVKKKRFEVTAERLTDNKVRINGSEPKFKGGKVKLKDFPRLAKYDQVKPYSINFWCFGW